Proteins encoded in a region of the Anopheles ziemanni chromosome 2, idAnoZiCoDA_A2_x.2, whole genome shotgun sequence genome:
- the LOC131292985 gene encoding uncharacterized protein LOC131292985 encodes MATPRAFGILNNQNLVQGNLPVGKSIASSKSGETRPSSFALKDLTNKKQRTAVHQDAKGKTHNGPTDSSLEAQATSIVQQVSKDFTKPAVPRKTQPKIWYDDPFKPQDAEYAWGQANCLREDLLDQMLDIPEVTIERKRLRATPAQSDLLDFPDFDATWNYYETAPPKPLELPVDDFPLVDIPDLEFMF; translated from the exons ATGGCGACCCCTCGTGCTTTCGGAATACTTAACAACCAGAACCTTGTGCAAGGAAACCTGCCGGTTGGAA AATCCATTGCGTCGTCGAAGAGCGGTGAAACGCGTCCATCTTCTTTCGCGCTCAAGGATCTAACCAACAAGAAGCAGCGGACAGCGGTACACCAAGATGCCAAAGGAAAAACGCACAACGGACCGACCGATAGCTCCCTGGAAGCGCAGGCGACCTCAATTGTGCAGCAAGTGAGCAAGGACTTCACGAAGCCAGCCGTACCCCGGAAGACGCAGCCTAAAATCTGGTATGATGACCCCTTTAAACCCCAAGATGCAGAATACGCATGGGGTCAGGCAAACTGCCTCCGGGAAGACCTGCTCGACCAGATGCTCGATATTCCTGAAGTAACGATCGAGCGGAAACGTTTACGTGCCACACCCGCTCAGTCGGATCTGCTAGATTTTCCAGACTTCGATGCGACATGGAATTACTACGAAACAGCCCCACCGAAGCCACTCGAGCTTCCGGTGGACGATTTCCCACTGGTGGACATCCCAGATTTAGAATTTATGTTCTAA
- the LOC131291054 gene encoding DNA fragmentation factor subunit beta, whose product MFNLFTSAKTEKQGLQGYKITDVERTRKYGVAANSLRMLRAKASEKFKIAECRVYLAQDGVEVTDEDYFRTLPAQVLFVVADKDTIVKTDFELMYNAIKATHTELLNAGELARQFVNNNQPEISKILYDAQRGRDDLIKRSSRTEHEEWFEGIDDRAVKTKEEVMKRRGQDRIRGYFYKTKDELTKCSMYRANPIARELIDEMLELFRQLLLGFDYFSCMFDRSCQRRITLEEPDDKGDETDAQRIPPKKLKLVVKNSLGKNCRIERYNVALCGERGDFRCMGLWNDERCRYDGHRINPYASREHLILFQVWNLDHQVEISRAVLPSILDNVERMVAADADGVICKLHGRRGKKLSVITYFLELFTLHNLKLVHIVCHDKGVHELISNGAIICDRCEEYKYIKQFQRNVRSNEDALL is encoded by the exons ATGTTCAACCTGTTCACGTCGGCTAAAACGGAGAAGCAGGGACTGCAGGGCTACAAGATAACTGATGTCGAGCGGACCCGCAAGTACGGGGTAGCGGCCAACTCACTTCGCATGCTCCGAGCGAAGGCGTCCGAAAAATTCAAG ATTGCCGAATGCCGCGTCTATCTTGCACAGGATGGCGTGGAGGTGACCGACGAGGACTATTTTCGGACTTTACCGGCCCAGGTATTGTTCGTCGTGGCGGACAAGGATACGATTGTGAAAACGG ATTTTGAACTAATGTACAATGCCATCAAAGCAACCCACACGGAGCTGCTCAATGCGGGTGAATTGGCTCGGCAGTTTGTGAACAACAATCAGCCGGAAATTTCCAAGATCCTGTACGACGCACAGCGCGGCCGGGACGATCTTATCAAGCGTAGCTCCCGGACGGAGCACGAAGAATGGTTTGAGG GAATTGATGATCGAGCGGTAAAGACGAAGGAAGAAGTAATGAAACGGCGCGGTCAGGATCGAATCCGTGGTTACTTTTACAAAACCAAGGACGAACTGACGAAATGTTCCATGTACCGGGCGAACCCGATCGCCCGCGAGTTAATCGACGAAATGCTCGAGCTGTTCCGGCAGCTGCTACTTGGATTTGACTATTTTAGCTGCATGTTCGACCGGAGCTGCCAACGGCGAATCACGCTGGAAGAACCGGACGACAAGGGTGACGAAACGGACGCCCAGCGCATTCCGCCGAAGAAGCTGAAACTGGTGGTTAAAAACTCACTCGGTAAAAACTGTCGCATCGAGCGATACAATGTGGCTCTGTGCGGCGAACGGGGAGACTTTCGGTGCATGGGCCTCTGGAATGACGAACGGTGCCGGTACGATGGACACCGGATCAATCCGTACGCGAGCCGGGAACACTTGATCCTGTTTCAGGTGTGGAATCTCGATCATCAGGTGGAAATAAGCCGCGCCGTGCTGCCCTCCATCCTGGACAATGTTGAGCGTATGGTGGCGGCCGACGCGGACGGGGTTATCTGCAAGCTGCACGGGCGCCGGGGCAAGAAACTGTCTGTGATAACGTACTTTCTGGAGCTGTTTACGCTGCACAACTTGAAGCTGGTGCACATCGTGTGCCACGATAAGGGTGTCCACGAGTTGATCTCGAATGGTGCCATCATTTGCGATCGGTGCGAGGAATACAAGTACATTAAGCAATTCCAACGGAACGTACGTTCCAACGAGGACGCGTTGCTGTAG